The following coding sequences are from one Mycolicibacterium aichiense window:
- a CDS encoding MlaE family ABC transporter permease: MASLQALYPRIARQVRRPLGTIGRIGDHTIFYGRAIAGTPHAALHFRKEIIRLIAEISMGAGTLAMIGGTVVIVGFLTLAAGGTLAVQGYSSLGNIGIEALTGFLAAFINVRISAPVVAGIGLAATFGAGVTAQLGAMRINEEIDALESMGIPPVEYLVSTRIVAGMVAITPLYSIAVILSFVASQFTTVVLFGQSGGLYDHYFNTFLNPIDLLWSFLQAVLMAITILLIHTYFGYFATGGPSGVGVAVGNAVRTSLIVVVSVTLLISLAIYGSNGNFNLSG; this comes from the coding sequence ATGGCGTCGTTACAGGCTTTGTATCCGCGGATCGCCCGGCAGGTGCGCCGCCCGTTGGGCACGATCGGCCGGATCGGGGATCACACGATCTTCTATGGTCGGGCGATCGCGGGCACCCCGCACGCGGCGTTGCATTTCCGTAAAGAGATCATCCGGTTGATCGCCGAGATCTCGATGGGTGCGGGCACGTTGGCGATGATCGGTGGCACCGTGGTGATCGTCGGGTTTTTGACGTTGGCCGCCGGTGGGACGTTGGCGGTGCAGGGCTATTCCTCGCTGGGCAATATCGGTATCGAAGCACTCACCGGCTTTTTGGCCGCGTTCATCAACGTGCGCATCAGCGCCCCGGTGGTGGCCGGGATCGGCCTGGCGGCGACGTTCGGGGCGGGGGTGACCGCCCAGTTGGGGGCGATGCGGATCAACGAGGAGATCGATGCCCTGGAATCGATGGGCATCCCCCCGGTCGAATATTTGGTGTCCACCCGGATTGTGGCGGGCATGGTGGCGATCACCCCGCTGTACTCGATCGCGGTGATCCTGTCGTTTGTCGCCTCCCAGTTCACCACCGTGGTGTTGTTCGGTCAGTCCGGCGGCCTCTATGACCACTACTTCAACACGTTCTTGAACCCGATCGACTTGTTGTGGAGTTTCCTGCAAGCCGTGCTGATGGCCATCACGATCCTGTTGATCCACACCTACTTCGGCTACTTCGCCACCGGCGGACCCTCCGGGGTCGGCGTCGCGGTCGGCAACGCGGTACGCACCTCCCTGATCGTCGTCGTCTCGGTCACCCTGCTCATATCCCTGGCCATCTACGGCTCCAACGGCAACTTCAACCTGTCCGGATAG
- a CDS encoding polyamine ABC transporter substrate-binding protein, with product MATENDPRIFASNASRRRFIGGGAAAAAALVLGPSFLAACSKSDNKSSSSGPATPSDDGSPATGKLRISNWPLYMADGFVAAFQTATGITVDYKEDYNDNEEWFAKNKEPLSRKQDIGADLVVPTQFMAARLNGLGWLNGISESRWTNKKNMREDLLNAKADPGRKFSAPYMSGMTALAYNRAATGRDITKIDDLWDPAFKGKISLLADTQDGLGMIMLSQGSSVENPTSDGVNKAVELIKQQKDAGQIRRFTGNDYADDLASGNVVIAQAYSGDVVQLQKDNPDLKFVVPETGGTTFVDTMVIPYTTQNQKAAEAWINYVYDRANYAKLIAHTQYVPVLSDMTDELNKIDPGLAANPLINPPKATLDKLKTWAALTDQQTDEFNKAYSAVTGG from the coding sequence ATGGCCACAGAGAACGACCCCCGGATCTTTGCCTCGAACGCGTCACGGCGCCGGTTCATCGGCGGCGGTGCCGCGGCCGCAGCCGCGCTGGTCCTCGGACCCTCATTCCTCGCGGCGTGTAGCAAGTCCGACAACAAGAGCAGCTCGAGCGGCCCCGCCACCCCGTCCGATGACGGCTCGCCGGCCACCGGGAAGCTCCGCATCTCCAACTGGCCGCTCTACATGGCCGACGGTTTCGTCGCGGCGTTCCAGACCGCCACCGGAATCACGGTCGATTACAAAGAGGACTACAACGACAACGAGGAGTGGTTCGCCAAGAACAAGGAGCCGCTGTCGCGCAAGCAGGACATCGGCGCCGACCTGGTGGTGCCCACCCAGTTCATGGCGGCCCGGCTCAACGGGCTGGGCTGGCTCAACGGGATCAGCGAAAGCCGTTGGACCAACAAGAAGAACATGCGCGAAGACCTGCTCAACGCCAAGGCCGACCCGGGCCGCAAGTTCAGTGCGCCCTACATGTCCGGTATGACGGCGCTGGCCTACAACCGGGCCGCGACCGGTCGCGACATCACCAAGATCGATGATCTGTGGGATCCCGCGTTCAAGGGCAAGATCAGCCTGCTCGCCGACACCCAGGACGGACTCGGCATGATCATGTTGTCGCAGGGCAGCTCGGTGGAGAATCCGACCAGCGACGGCGTGAACAAGGCGGTCGAGCTGATCAAGCAGCAGAAGGACGCCGGCCAGATTCGCCGATTCACCGGCAACGACTACGCCGACGACCTGGCCTCCGGCAATGTCGTTATCGCCCAGGCATATTCGGGCGACGTGGTCCAGCTGCAGAAGGACAACCCGGACCTGAAGTTCGTGGTGCCCGAGACCGGTGGCACGACGTTCGTCGACACCATGGTGATCCCCTACACCACCCAGAACCAGAAGGCCGCCGAGGCGTGGATCAACTACGTCTACGACCGGGCCAACTACGCGAAGCTGATCGCACACACCCAGTACGTGCCGGTGTTGTCCGACATGACCGATGAGCTCAACAAGATCGATCCCGGCCTGGCCGCGAACCCGTTGATCAACCCGCCGAAGGCGACCCTCGACAAGCTGAAGACGTGGGCTGCGCTCACCGACCAGCAGACCGACGAGTTCAACAAGGCCTACTCCGCCGTCACCGGCGGGTAA
- a CDS encoding TetR/AcrR family transcriptional regulator yields MANRPSFGTRRRGELFDSLLALFLAEGFAHLTLDDIAARLHCSKGTLYTLAGSKEQLVHAVAVHFFRRATDDVEKEVARAGDARARITAYLAAVGAALEVASDRFMADLDAFAPARAVYEQNTAIAARRVSELIAEGVAAQEFRDVHAAFAADLAAAMMVRIQQGIVRSTTGLDDAAAYRELAAILTAGIDA; encoded by the coding sequence ATGGCCAACCGCCCGAGCTTCGGAACCCGGCGCCGCGGCGAACTGTTCGACTCGCTTCTCGCACTTTTTCTTGCCGAGGGCTTTGCCCACCTGACCCTCGACGACATCGCCGCCCGGCTGCACTGTTCGAAGGGCACGCTGTACACGCTTGCCGGCAGCAAGGAGCAGTTGGTCCACGCCGTCGCCGTCCACTTCTTCCGGCGGGCCACCGACGACGTCGAGAAGGAAGTCGCCCGGGCCGGCGATGCGCGAGCCCGAATCACCGCCTACCTCGCCGCGGTCGGCGCCGCGCTGGAGGTCGCGTCGGACCGCTTCATGGCCGACCTGGACGCGTTCGCGCCCGCACGGGCCGTCTACGAGCAGAACACCGCAATCGCCGCTCGCCGGGTCAGCGAACTCATTGCCGAAGGTGTAGCGGCGCAGGAGTTTCGAGATGTGCATGCGGCGTTCGCGGCGGACCTGGCCGCGGCCATGATGGTCCGCATCCAGCAGGGGATCGTGCGGTCCACCACCGGACTGGACGACGCTGCGGCCTACCGGGAACTGGCCGCCATCCTCACAGCCGGAATCGACGCGTGA
- a CDS encoding MCE family protein, whose protein sequence is MLKYRGSSLIRAGFIGLALIVLVITIGLQPERLVSLATSIRHQALFTEAGGLQAGNDVKVSGVKVGTVSDVSLQHGKALVTFMVKGSVRLGADTEAHIRTGTLLGQRILTLESNGKGSLRSSDVIPVSRTGSPYSLSQSLEDFAGNTADTDTAAVNQSLDTLSDTLDRISPQLGPTFDGISKLSRMINERNESLGNLLKSAANVTGILSQRSAQVNTLLLNANDLIGVLSQRRYAIANLLASTSALAKQLSGLVADNEKDLAPALEKLNSVTAMLEKNNANITAAMKGLAKFQLTQAEAVNGGFYYNAFVANLNPAQTLQPFFDYALGFRRGTDAGQPADNAGPRAEIPFPYNGIPQPNERWGQP, encoded by the coding sequence ATGCTCAAATATCGTGGATCCTCGCTGATCAGAGCCGGCTTCATCGGCCTGGCGCTGATCGTGCTCGTCATCACCATCGGGCTACAGCCCGAGCGGTTGGTGTCGCTTGCCACGTCGATCCGGCATCAGGCGCTGTTCACCGAAGCCGGCGGCCTGCAGGCCGGTAACGACGTCAAGGTGTCCGGCGTCAAGGTCGGCACGGTTTCGGATGTGTCTTTGCAGCACGGCAAGGCATTGGTGACGTTCATGGTCAAGGGTTCGGTTCGGCTCGGCGCCGACACCGAAGCCCATATCCGTACCGGAACGCTGCTCGGACAACGGATCCTGACCTTGGAGTCCAATGGCAAAGGATCGCTGCGGTCGTCCGATGTGATCCCCGTGTCGCGCACCGGGTCGCCGTACTCGCTGAGCCAGTCGCTGGAGGATTTCGCGGGCAACACCGCCGATACCGACACTGCGGCGGTCAATCAGTCGTTGGACACGCTGTCCGACACCCTCGATCGGATCAGCCCGCAGTTGGGACCGACCTTCGACGGCATCAGCAAGCTGTCGCGAATGATCAACGAGCGCAACGAGTCACTGGGCAACCTGCTCAAGAGCGCCGCCAATGTGACCGGGATCCTGTCGCAGCGCAGTGCGCAGGTGAACACCCTGCTGCTCAACGCCAACGACCTGATCGGCGTGCTCTCGCAACGCCGCTACGCGATCGCGAACCTGCTGGCCAGTACTTCCGCTCTGGCCAAGCAGCTCAGCGGACTCGTCGCCGACAACGAAAAGGATCTGGCACCCGCTTTGGAGAAGCTCAACTCCGTGACCGCCATGTTGGAGAAGAACAATGCCAACATCACGGCGGCGATGAAGGGCCTGGCCAAGTTCCAGCTGACGCAGGCCGAAGCGGTCAACGGCGGGTTCTACTACAACGCCTTCGTCGCCAACCTGAACCCGGCGCAAACCCTGCAGCCCTTCTTCGACTACGCGCTGGGCTTCCGGCGCGGCACCGATGCGGGGCAGCCTGCCGACAATGCTGGACCGCGCGCGGAGATCCCGTTCCCGTACAACGGAATACCGCAGCCCAATGAGCGATGGGGACAGCCATGA
- a CDS encoding MCE family protein, with amino-acid sequence MTALWKTIVKVGVFGVVMILLTAALFAIFGQYRTGSDNSYSALFADASSLKSGDSVRVAGVRVGTVTDVALQPDNKVVVDFDADRKIVLTSATKATVRYLNLVGDRYLELVDSPGSAKIQPPGSRIPLDRTEPALDLDLLLGGLKPVVQGLNPNDVNALTNALIQILQGQEGNLDSLFSKTQSFTSSLADNGQTVQQLIDNLNTVITTISKDGDKFSGAVDKLQNLVTQLANDKDPIGESITALDNGTASLTDLLNQARTPLAGTVDQLGRLAPLLDQDKELLDISIQKAPANYRKVVRLGSYGSWINQYLCGLSLRVSDLQGRTAYFPWIIQHTGRCAEP; translated from the coding sequence ATGACCGCGCTGTGGAAGACCATCGTCAAGGTCGGCGTGTTCGGCGTCGTGATGATCTTGCTGACGGCCGCCCTGTTCGCGATCTTCGGCCAGTATCGGACGGGGTCGGACAACTCCTACTCGGCGCTGTTCGCCGACGCCTCCAGCCTGAAGTCCGGGGATTCGGTGCGGGTGGCCGGGGTTCGCGTCGGCACCGTCACCGATGTTGCGCTGCAACCCGACAACAAGGTGGTTGTCGACTTCGACGCCGACCGCAAGATCGTGCTGACCTCCGCCACCAAGGCGACGGTGCGCTATCTCAACCTGGTCGGTGATCGTTACCTGGAGCTGGTGGACAGCCCGGGGTCGGCGAAGATCCAGCCGCCCGGCAGCCGGATACCGCTGGACCGTACCGAACCTGCGCTCGATCTCGACCTGCTCCTCGGTGGACTCAAGCCCGTTGTCCAGGGGCTTAACCCGAACGATGTCAATGCGTTGACCAACGCGCTGATTCAGATCCTGCAGGGCCAGGAAGGCAACCTCGACTCGCTGTTCTCCAAGACGCAGTCGTTCACCAGTTCGCTGGCCGACAACGGTCAGACGGTGCAGCAGCTGATCGACAACCTCAACACGGTGATCACCACGATCAGCAAGGACGGCGACAAGTTCTCCGGCGCTGTCGACAAGCTGCAGAACCTGGTGACCCAGCTTGCCAACGACAAGGACCCGATCGGTGAGTCGATCACCGCTCTGGACAACGGCACAGCATCACTGACCGATCTCCTCAACCAGGCTCGGACCCCGCTGGCCGGCACCGTCGACCAGCTCGGCCGTCTTGCTCCGCTGCTTGACCAGGACAAGGAACTGCTCGACATCTCGATCCAGAAGGCGCCGGCGAACTACCGGAAGGTGGTACGGCTCGGGTCGTACGGCAGCTGGATCAACCAGTACCTGTGTGGCTTGTCGCTGCGTGTCAGCGACCTGCAGGGCCGCACCGCCTACTTCCCCTGGATCATCCAACACACTGGAAGGTGCGCGGAGCCCTAA
- a CDS encoding ABC transporter ATP-binding protein: MEIDHVVKRFEDYVAVADADFSIGAGEFFSMLGPSGCGKTTTLRMIAGFEQPTEGAIRLEGVDVSRVPPNKRNVNTVFQHYALFPHMTVWDNVAYGPRSQKKDKATVKKSVDEMLEVVRLTDFAQRKPAQLSGGQQQRVALARALVNYPSALLLDEPLGALDLKLRHVMQFELKRIQREVGITFVYVTHDQEEALTMSDRIAVMNQGNVEQIGTPNDIYDRPATVFVAGFIGQANLWHGRQTGRVNRDFVEVEVLGTKLKARPGDTTIESGGQATLMVRPERVRVSMDQPTGDVASVGAKVVDLTFQGPVLRLSLAAADGAPILAHVGTDQDLPMLRPGDDVFVAWAPDASLVLPAADIPTTEDLEEMLDDS, translated from the coding sequence ATCGAGATCGACCACGTCGTCAAACGTTTCGAGGACTACGTCGCCGTCGCCGACGCCGACTTCTCGATTGGCGCCGGCGAGTTCTTCTCCATGCTCGGCCCGTCGGGCTGCGGAAAGACCACCACACTGCGGATGATCGCCGGGTTCGAGCAACCCACCGAGGGCGCGATCCGGCTCGAAGGTGTCGACGTGTCCCGGGTGCCCCCGAACAAGCGCAACGTCAACACCGTCTTCCAGCACTACGCGCTGTTCCCCCACATGACGGTGTGGGACAACGTCGCCTACGGGCCGCGCAGCCAGAAGAAAGACAAAGCCACCGTCAAGAAGAGCGTCGACGAGATGCTCGAGGTGGTACGGCTGACCGACTTCGCCCAGCGCAAGCCCGCGCAACTCTCCGGCGGCCAGCAACAGCGCGTCGCGCTCGCCCGCGCACTGGTCAATTACCCCAGCGCCCTGCTGCTCGACGAGCCGCTCGGCGCTCTGGACCTCAAACTTCGTCACGTCATGCAGTTCGAACTCAAGCGGATCCAGCGCGAGGTCGGCATCACCTTCGTCTACGTGACCCATGACCAAGAAGAAGCGCTCACGATGAGCGACCGGATCGCGGTCATGAACCAGGGCAACGTCGAGCAGATCGGCACGCCGAACGACATCTACGACCGTCCCGCCACCGTGTTCGTGGCCGGCTTCATCGGCCAGGCCAACCTCTGGCACGGCCGACAGACCGGCCGGGTCAACCGCGACTTCGTCGAGGTCGAGGTGCTGGGCACCAAACTCAAAGCGAGACCCGGCGACACCACCATCGAATCCGGCGGTCAGGCCACCCTGATGGTCCGGCCCGAACGCGTTCGGGTGTCGATGGACCAGCCCACCGGCGATGTGGCCTCCGTCGGCGCCAAGGTCGTCGACTTGACCTTCCAGGGACCGGTGCTGCGGCTGTCGCTGGCGGCTGCCGACGGTGCCCCGATTCTGGCTCACGTCGGGACCGATCAGGATCTGCCCATGCTGCGTCCCGGTGACGACGTGTTCGTGGCCTGGGCCCCCGACGCATCCCTGGTCCTGCCCGCCGCCGACATCCCCACCACCGAAGACCTCGAAGAAATGCTCGACGACTCCTAG
- a CDS encoding MCE family protein — protein MKSGAARPIAGLATVVVIAAIIALAVGLFQDSFTKTVPVTVISDRAGLVMYPDAKVKLNGAQVGKVASIDSLPDGKAALHLAINPARVNDIPANVSADITSSTVFGSKFVELNPPSDPSAKSIQAGQVIDGKHVTVEINTVFQQLVSVLSKIEPTKLNQTLGAISKSLDGRGDKFGQTLADLDTALAKINPSLDTLNHELAVAPQVFDAYGDASGDLLDTVKNTAKISDTIVDQDQNLDALLVSAIGLADIGTEVLGENREALTNVVHLLVPTTDLLNKYSPALTCGIGGLIPLATGPGLPLPGAVLLQSFFLGRERYRYPANLPKVAATGGPQCTDMPKVPFETSPPFVVSDIGANPAQYGNQGILLNSDGLKQALFGPLDGPPRNSAQIGQPG, from the coding sequence ATGAAATCAGGTGCCGCGCGCCCGATCGCCGGTTTGGCGACCGTGGTGGTCATTGCCGCGATCATCGCGTTGGCCGTGGGGCTGTTCCAGGACAGCTTCACCAAAACTGTTCCGGTGACCGTGATCTCGGACCGTGCCGGCCTGGTGATGTATCCCGACGCCAAGGTCAAGCTCAACGGTGCGCAGGTCGGCAAGGTCGCCTCCATTGATTCACTGCCTGACGGCAAAGCGGCGTTGCACCTGGCGATCAACCCCGCGCGGGTCAACGACATCCCGGCCAACGTCAGCGCCGACATCACGTCCTCGACGGTGTTCGGCTCGAAGTTCGTCGAGCTGAACCCGCCGTCCGACCCGTCGGCGAAGTCCATCCAGGCCGGGCAGGTGATCGACGGCAAGCACGTCACCGTCGAGATCAACACCGTGTTCCAGCAGCTGGTTTCGGTGCTGTCCAAGATCGAGCCGACCAAGCTCAACCAGACGCTGGGGGCGATCTCCAAGTCGCTGGACGGGCGTGGTGACAAGTTCGGTCAGACCCTGGCCGACCTGGACACCGCGCTGGCCAAGATCAACCCCAGCCTGGACACGCTCAACCATGAATTGGCAGTCGCACCACAGGTGTTCGACGCCTACGGCGACGCCTCCGGTGACCTGCTCGACACCGTCAAGAACACGGCGAAGATCAGCGACACGATCGTCGACCAGGACCAGAACCTGGACGCTCTGCTGGTCAGCGCCATCGGCCTTGCCGACATCGGCACCGAGGTGCTCGGCGAAAACCGGGAAGCACTGACCAATGTGGTTCACCTGCTGGTTCCCACCACCGACCTGCTCAACAAGTACAGCCCTGCACTCACGTGCGGTATCGGTGGGTTGATCCCGCTGGCCACCGGACCGGGCCTGCCCCTGCCGGGAGCGGTTCTGTTGCAGTCGTTCTTCCTCGGCCGTGAGCGCTACCGGTACCCGGCCAACCTGCCGAAGGTCGCCGCGACCGGTGGCCCGCAATGTACCGACATGCCGAAGGTGCCGTTCGAGACCAGCCCGCCGTTCGTGGTCTCCGACATCGGAGCGAACCCGGCGCAGTACGGCAATCAGGGCATCCTGCTCAACTCCGATGGTCTCAAGCAGGCGCTGTTCGGCCCGCTCGACGGCCCGCCGCGTAACTCCGCACAGATCGGACAACCGGGATGA
- a CDS encoding MlaE family ABC transporter permease, whose protein sequence is MANPTSNRWSPGIALNGLSGPMQAIGGLFAMSADAVRFVFRKPFQWREFLEQAWFVARVSLAPTLLVAIPFTVLVSFTLNILLRELGAADLSGAGAAFGAVTQVGPLVTVLIVAGAGATAMCADLGSRTIREEIDAMEVLGINPVQRLVTPRMLASGLVALLLNSLVVIIGILGGYVFSVFVQDVNPGAFAAGITLLTGVPEVIISCVKAALFGLIAGLVACYRGLTITGGGAKAVGNAVNETVVYAFMALFVVNVVVTAIGIRMSAR, encoded by the coding sequence ATGGCTAATCCCACATCAAATCGTTGGTCGCCGGGCATCGCTCTGAATGGGCTGTCGGGTCCGATGCAGGCTATTGGTGGCTTGTTTGCGATGTCGGCTGATGCTGTGCGGTTTGTGTTTCGGAAGCCGTTTCAGTGGCGGGAGTTTTTGGAGCAGGCGTGGTTTGTGGCGCGGGTGTCGTTGGCGCCGACGTTGTTGGTGGCGATTCCGTTCACGGTGTTGGTGTCTTTCACGCTGAATATTTTGTTGCGGGAGTTGGGTGCTGCTGATCTGTCGGGGGCGGGGGCGGCCTTTGGTGCGGTGACTCAGGTGGGTCCGTTGGTGACGGTGTTGATCGTTGCGGGTGCCGGGGCGACGGCGATGTGTGCGGATTTGGGGTCGCGCACGATTCGTGAGGAGATCGACGCGATGGAGGTGCTGGGGATCAACCCGGTGCAGCGGTTGGTGACGCCGCGGATGTTGGCTTCGGGTTTGGTTGCGCTTCTGTTGAATTCGTTGGTGGTGATCATCGGGATTTTGGGTGGTTATGTGTTCTCGGTGTTCGTTCAGGATGTGAATCCGGGGGCGTTCGCGGCGGGGATCACGTTGTTGACCGGGGTGCCGGAGGTGATCATCTCGTGTGTCAAGGCGGCGTTGTTCGGGTTGATCGCGGGGTTGGTGGCCTGTTATCGGGGGTTGACGATCACCGGGGGTGGCGCCAAGGCGGTGGGTAATGCGGTCAATGAGACGGTGGTGTACGCGTTTATGGCGTTGTTCGTGGTGAACGTGGTGGTCACGGCCATCGGTATCCGGATGAGCGCCCGGTAG
- a CDS encoding acyl-CoA dehydrogenase family protein, with product MPVDRLLPNPDAADLIALTRDICSRVLNPIVDEHERTETYPEGVFAQLGAAGLLSLPQPEEWGGSGQPYEVYLQVLEEIAARWAAIAVAVSVHSLSCHPLLSFGTDEQRARWLPGMLSGEQIGAYSLSEPQAGSDAAALQCKAVFSAAEPAPGYVINGSKAWITHGGRADFYTLFARTGEGSHGGQERSDSGNRGGISCFLVPGDQPGLSFGKPEEKMGLTAVPTTSAFYDNAVIDAERRIGTEGQGLQIAFSALDSGRLGIAAVAVGIAQAALEDACAYANERTTFGRKIIDHQGLGFLLADMAAAVASARATYLDAARRRDAGLPYSQQASVAKLVATDAAMTVTTDAVQVLGGVGYTRDYRAERYMREAKITQIFEGTNQIQRLVIARGLTMA from the coding sequence ATGCCCGTCGACCGACTGCTGCCCAACCCGGACGCCGCGGATCTCATCGCGCTCACCCGCGACATCTGCTCTCGCGTGCTCAACCCGATCGTCGACGAACACGAGCGCACCGAGACCTATCCCGAGGGCGTCTTCGCCCAACTCGGCGCCGCGGGGCTGCTGAGCCTGCCGCAGCCGGAGGAATGGGGCGGCAGTGGGCAGCCATACGAGGTCTATCTGCAGGTCCTCGAGGAGATTGCCGCGCGGTGGGCCGCGATCGCGGTGGCAGTGAGCGTGCACAGCCTGTCGTGTCATCCGCTGCTGTCGTTCGGCACCGACGAACAGCGCGCGCGGTGGCTGCCGGGCATGCTGTCCGGCGAGCAGATCGGCGCATACAGCCTCTCGGAGCCCCAAGCCGGCTCGGATGCCGCCGCCCTGCAATGCAAAGCAGTGTTTTCCGCCGCCGAGCCGGCGCCTGGTTACGTCATCAACGGCTCGAAGGCATGGATCACCCACGGCGGACGCGCCGACTTCTACACCCTGTTCGCCCGGACGGGCGAGGGATCGCATGGCGGGCAGGAGCGCAGCGACTCGGGGAATCGGGGGGGCATCTCCTGCTTCCTTGTTCCGGGCGACCAGCCCGGACTCAGCTTCGGCAAGCCCGAAGAGAAGATGGGGTTGACGGCAGTTCCCACGACATCGGCGTTCTACGACAACGCGGTCATCGATGCCGAGCGCCGCATCGGCACCGAGGGCCAAGGTCTGCAGATCGCGTTCAGCGCACTGGATTCCGGCAGGCTGGGTATCGCCGCCGTCGCCGTCGGCATCGCCCAGGCGGCCCTCGAGGACGCCTGCGCCTACGCCAACGAGCGGACCACGTTCGGCCGAAAGATCATCGACCACCAAGGGCTGGGTTTCCTGCTCGCCGACATGGCCGCTGCGGTGGCCAGTGCCAGGGCCACCTACCTCGACGCCGCACGGCGCCGCGACGCCGGCCTGCCCTACTCCCAGCAAGCCAGCGTGGCAAAGCTGGTGGCGACCGACGCCGCGATGACAGTGACCACCGACGCCGTCCAGGTTCTCGGCGGTGTCGGATACACCCGCGACTACCGCGCCGAGCGCTACATGCGCGAAGCGAAGATCACCCAGATCTTCGAAGGAACCAATCAAATCCAGCGCCTGGTTATCGCACGGGGGCTCACGATGGCCTGA
- a CDS encoding SDR family NAD(P)-dependent oxidoreductase has product MATLQRYTDRRVLVTGGGSGIGQACVLRILDEGGRVVAADISESGLKDTVAKAGDASDRLTTVVVDVGSEDSVKAAVSEAISALGGLDTLVNVAGILRSDHFLDTTLASFEQVLRVNLVGTFLVTREALPALKVGTAPAVVNFSSTSATFAHPYMSAYAASKGGVQAMTHALAAEFAKDGIRFNSVQPGSISSGMTDGTGESKQSVGPGLPDDVDYSLFGRVAPLVPLPKGEIFAKPDAVANVVAMLGSPDAYFVSGTEVRVDGGAHM; this is encoded by the coding sequence ATGGCGACCTTGCAGCGTTACACCGATCGTCGCGTGCTGGTCACTGGCGGCGGGTCCGGGATCGGACAGGCCTGTGTACTGCGCATTCTCGACGAAGGCGGCCGGGTGGTGGCGGCCGACATCAGCGAGTCCGGCCTCAAGGACACTGTCGCCAAAGCCGGCGACGCGAGCGATCGGCTGACCACGGTCGTCGTCGACGTCGGTTCCGAGGACTCGGTGAAAGCGGCTGTGAGTGAGGCGATCTCCGCGCTCGGCGGCCTTGACACACTCGTCAATGTGGCCGGCATCCTGCGGTCGGACCATTTCCTGGACACCACCCTTGCCTCATTCGAACAGGTGCTGCGGGTGAATTTGGTCGGCACCTTCTTGGTCACCCGCGAGGCGCTCCCGGCCCTGAAGGTCGGCACCGCCCCGGCCGTGGTGAACTTCAGCTCGACCTCGGCAACGTTCGCCCATCCGTATATGTCGGCCTACGCCGCGTCCAAGGGCGGCGTGCAGGCGATGACGCACGCGTTGGCCGCCGAGTTCGCCAAGGACGGCATCCGGTTCAACTCGGTCCAGCCGGGCTCGATCTCGTCAGGCATGACCGACGGCACCGGGGAATCCAAGCAGAGCGTCGGCCCCGGCCTGCCCGACGATGTCGACTACAGCTTGTTCGGCCGGGTCGCTCCGCTGGTCCCGCTGCCCAAGGGCGAGATCTTCGCCAAGCCCGACGCGGTCGCCAATGTCGTTGCGATGCTGGGCAGTCCGGACGCCTACTTCGTCTCCGGCACCGAGGTCCGGGTCGACGGCGGCGCCCATATGTGA